CCGCGCTCACGCAGGAGCAGCACCGGCTAGACGAGGCGATCCTAGCGACGCAGAGGAGTAAGTGGTATGTCTTACGCAGAACTTGCGGCGCTTCCGTCGCTCCCTGACGCGAGCGagcacgcggtgctcgaccagcagcTGCACGCGAGCATTGCGCAGCACAGAGAGCTGCtcgttgcgctgcgcaatgaCTTGGAAATGGAGCAGCGAAAGGTGCAAGAGTAAGTTCCTGAGCTGACTCAGTGAGCAgctgctcctgcgcgagctccgtgccgtggccgacgcgctggtcgcacgtacctcgacgacgcctCCCCCCACAGTGTCAGAAAAACAGCTGATGAGTGCGCTGGTCGCGATAACAAACCGGGCCTTCCCCGACAACGATCAGTGTATCCAGCTACGATTTTTGCTCGAGACGATGCTCAATGCACTGTGGGAGCAGCCGGCACACCCCTATGTGCCGACCCAAAACTACGACCCCGACGTTGTGCGGTATGTGAAGGAGGCGGGCATTGTCGATCCCCATCCGGATGACGCCGAGTGCCTGCGCCTCATCGCCTTtcacgaggcgctgcccgacgcgcacgcggtGCGGCCTGCGGTCTATCGCTAAGTATTTCTAGTTTACGTAGGTTGTCTGGGCAGCTAttgcgcgctgcgcttaCTTTTTGCCAGACAGGGCAAGGAGCTGGCGGGTCCAGATCTCGAAGTAGTCGCGGAAGTAGAACAGCAGGGCCTGCGACAAGACGGCCTTAGTGATCTGAGCCTGCATGCCCTGGTACCAACCCAGGATACCCTTCTCCTTAAAGATGCCGCCAAGGACCTCGAACGCGCTCTTGTACGGCGTGTTCTTGGCCTGCAGGCGAATCTTGGACAGGATGTAAGGGAAGGTAACGATCGTGGCGAGCGTCTTggagagcgcgccgaccaggAATGACTTTCCGGGTGTCATTTTGCCGTCGGAAGCAGCAAGAATGATATTCTTGATACCTGGAGTTAGCCAAAACACGTACGCTCAAACACGCCGTAGGTGATCGCGGGGTTCACCGTCAGCACGAGACTAGGCTTGAGGCCGCGCCAGAAGCCAGTGATGCCGTCCTTCTCGTAGATGTCTTTGACGTGGCCAGCAACAGTCTCGTCTTCGCCGCTGTTCTCACCCGAGCCAATCTGCTGGCGCGTGGCAACCACACCCACTGGAGTCGTGAaaagctgcgcaagcgcagccGACAGGGCACCGAGGATTAGCTCGGTAGCCGTGCtgagcgcaggcgcaagCTCCTTCGACTGCAGGATGCGGCGGATATACAAAGAGCGGACGAGCGTGTACCAGTAGAAGTAGGCGAATTCTGCTTATCAGTCAGGAAACGTACGCTGAATGAACGAGTTCGCCATGTTGGCGGCGAACCCGCGGTACAGCGCGACGGGGCCCTCCTTGCTCTTGATGATGCTAATGAGGGTCTCGACAATGCCAAGCTGCTTCTTCACTTTGCCATCATCAGCGGTGTTCCGGTCGGCCTGGATACGCGTCTTGACACTGGGGTCAGCTCCGAGCCGGGACGTACGTGTCAAGCGGATATACGACGGCGTTGGAAAACACGCCTGGGGTCAGTGGGTCCAAGCGTATCATACATACCACCTAGCGCACCAGCGAGTGCATTCTCAAAAGGGGTCAAGGGCTTCGACATTTCTTAGGATCGATCGTGCAAAGCCGTCCAGGTCCCACTACTCCAAGCTGTCCGGAGAGTACCAGCCAAGCGTGGAGCAGGGACCAGACGGCGCAACGCCCCGCATAATTAGTAAACCCCGGCAAACGCGCATGCATCCGGGCCGGGGTGAGAACATCTAGATCGGGCAGGGATCCCCGATCGCTAGGGTTTCATGCGCAGAGCCAAGAAGCGAGTCGGGAATATGTAGATCTAAGGAAGGTTTGCAGACAGAGCCTATCGACGCACGGCTGCAAAAAAAATAGCCGCATGCTTCCCTCATGGGCATCATACGCGGGTGTGTCTAGTGGTCGATGATGGCGAGGTTACCGGTGATGAGCTTGTTCTCGAGCACAGCGCCGTCGGGCAGCTCGATCTTGTTGCCCTCGTTCGCGACAATAATCACGGTACCACGGAGGACAATGTTGCGGCCGAACACAACGTCACCCTGCACCGTAAGGTGGTCGAGTTCAATCATCTCGGGGATGCTCTTGAAGCGCTTCTGGTAGTTAGCCACCTTCTTGAAGGTGTCGCCGAGCTTCACGACGGGCGTCTGGCCAAACATGCGGCTGGGGTTCATGACCAGCTGACCGTGCTCGAGCCTGTACAGATCGCTCGTAATCAGGAGCAGGTCAGAGCAGCTCTTGACCGGCAGGAAACGCGAGCGGGGCACGTTCACGCCCTTAGCACCGCGGAAATGCTTGATCGCAGCACCAACGGCCGTCTCGAGCTGAATCACCGGCTCGCCGTTCTCGAGCGACTTGTGGTTGGTGATAATCTCGAGGTCAAGCTCGTCATTCTCCAGAACACGCTTAATCGCCTTGAGGTTCAGCCACAGGTTGTTCGTGTTGAAGATCTGGAACTTCTTGATCGACTTGAAGTCCTCCACGTGCTCCGAGGGGACCTGCGCAatctcgaggaggcggaTCGTGCCCTCGTAGTCAATCAGAGTACCACCCTTCACATCGGCCTTGGTCTTGTCCGTGACCTCCGAGATGAACTCGGCCTGGGTGTCGATCATGTGCTGGTAAATGTTCAGATCGA
The Malassezia japonica chromosome 2, complete sequence genome window above contains:
- a CDS encoding uncharacterized protein (EggNog:ENOG503NVJN; COG:C), which codes for MSKPLTPFENALAGALGADPSVKTRIQADRNTADDGKVKKQLGIVETLISIIKSKEGPVALYRGFAANMANSFIQQFAYFYWYTLVRSLYIRRILQSKELAPALSTATELILGALSAALAQLFTTPVGVVATRQQIGSGENSGEDETVAGHVKDIYEKDGITGFWRGLKPSLVLTVNPAITYGVFERIKNIILAASDGKMTPGKSFLVGALSKTLATIVTFPYILSKIRLQAKNTPYKSAFEVLGGIFKEKGILGWYQGMQAQITKAVLSQALLFYFRDYFEIWTRQLLALSGKK